In Eubalaena glacialis isolate mEubGla1 chromosome 4, mEubGla1.1.hap2.+ XY, whole genome shotgun sequence, the genomic window acaggcaccTCCTCTGACGCCCAATCTCTCCTCGTTTACGAGGCAGCCGCCAGCTCCCCTCCCTGACTCCCCAAGATTTGGGGCCTTTTTAATATGTGTCGATAATGCCATGAGCTACTATTTAACTTTTCCACGAGGACCCATCTCCCGAAATGCAGTGGTTTTCAGCCTTGGCTGCACTAGAGAAcccccagggaagggagagacgtctgtacctccctctctctccctctccctccgtatctccttctggctctctccctctccctctccctctccctctccttctggggTGATGCCCGATGAGCTCAGATTCGCAGATGttccccccatcccctctctgtgccttgcgtGGGGTCTGGGCCTTCTCACTGTGGCCCGGGTACGGCCTTGACATTCAGACATCGGTTCCTGCAAGGACACTTGCATTTGGTCCATACCGCGTGTGGCTGCAGTCTGTGCTTCTCCCGTTCAGCATCTTCAGTAGATGGGGGCTGTGCATGAGCCCTTCATCTTCCCCGCAGACACCACTGGTGCTTGCTCGGCCTCGCGGGTGATGTGGGGGGCACGGGGGACAGTCCTGTGTCCCCACCTTCTTGGGCTGCAGACAGGCCATGTTGGTCCTGTGGTGACTGGGGGCTCCCAGGAGAACCCCACCGCAGAGCCGGAGAGGTGGCCCCAGAGAAGGTGGCGTACGCCTGGGGCCGGGCCTCACCAGCCAGCCCCGGGCCACCTGCAGCAACAGGCGTCTCGCCGTCCAGGGGCTGGGTGTTCGGGCGCCGTGGGGATGAGCTGCTATCTGCACGGCAGCCGAGTTTGTATTGTTGAGCCCGGGGAGGCCCCTGGGTGGCTCCTGGAGAGCCTGGTCACATTTCTTCCTGCCCTTGGCCTTAGAGCTCATCACGGTTCACGCCGTTTCTGGTTCCAAAAGGACCTGTGTTCATAAAGACCACGTGTTAGGACAGCACCAAAGTGTCTAGAAGTCcgggccaggaggaggagggagggggattgGCTGTGCCCGCCAGTGGCCTGAGAGCCCTGCCCGCCCGCAGAGACCTGGCCCAGTCTCTGGGTTCCAGGAGAACTGCGCGATCCTCGGGGAGCTGGTAAGGCTGCAGGCTCAGAAGTCCCACCTGCTGGGGTTCAGCACGCGTGCCGACTCCGTGCTGGAGATGAACATGGCCAAGACCAGCCAGGTGGTGGCCACTTTCCTAAGTAACCCCGCCTCCCCGAGTCCCAGTGGGGACAGGGGTCAGGCGGACCTTGACTGGACGTGGTGCTGCCTGAGACCCCACTGTGTCAGCCCTTGGGGGTCGCCTTCCCCAACCCTTCATTCTGCCTCGAGGGGCGTGGGGTGGGTGGTGGCTGGGAGGCTGCCACAGGGACATAGCTGAGCCTCTCCCCTCCGCCCGCAGATGAGCTGGCCCAGAAGCTGAAGCCCCTCGGGGAGCAGGAGCGGCCGTGATCCTGGAGCTAAAGAAGGCCAAGTGCCAGAGGCGGGGCCTGCAGTTTGACGGGCCCATCGACGTCTAGGACCTGTGCTACTACATGAACCAGGGGGAGGAGACGCGCTACCACGTGGACCAGTACCTGCTCAATGAGTCCTTCCCCATGCAGGTGGTCACGCGCGGGCGGCTGGGCAtctcccaggagctgctggggctGACCTTCGACCTGGAGGAGGGCGCCAACGTGTGTCACGAAGACGTGAGGCTCTACACGGTCCGGGACGCAGCCGCGGGCAAGGTCATCCATCGGCAAGTTCTACCTGGACCTCTACCCTCGGTGCATGCGTGGGGGAACCTGTCGGCCGTGGGCCGGGGCTCCTCTGTGGAAGCGGGGCCTCACCCCCGTCCCTCCCCAGGGAAGGGAAGTCCGGGCACATGGCCTGCTTTGGCCTGCAGCCGGGCTGCCTGCAGCAGGATGGGAGGCGCCAGATTGCCATCGCGGCCATGGTGGCCAACTTCACCAAGCCTACGCCCAACCCGCCATCCCTGTTGCAGCATGATGAGCTGGAGACCTACTTCCATGAGTTCTGCCAAGCGATGCACCAGCTCCGCTCCCAGGTGGGTGCGGGCGCGGGGCTAcaggcagggggcggggagggcccgGGCTCTCCCGTGGTCCTCAGGCAGGCCCTCGCCACGGGATTCTTCCGCTGATGTCACCCCACACGTGGTGATGCCCTCGGTGTCAGTTTCCATCATCAAACCCCACGCACTGGGCGCGTAAACAACGGAAGTGGATGTCCTCGagactctggaggctggaagccgcAGATCAAGGAGTCAGGCCTGGTTCCCTGCATGTTAAATACATGTATTCAAGAGTTGCctttaaaaagacaaacgacAAGAAAGGCACGTTGCCTGCGACTCTGGTGACAGCCGGTGATGAGAACCGGAGGGTAGGCTCTGAGAGGGCCGGGAGCGCCGCGCCctgtgaggccctggggctgctgccagtcTCGGTGGAGGCTCAGCAAGTCCCAGTGACTTCCCCACGGGGGGGTCCCCAGCTCAGCGTCTGGGCCCAGGACCCAGTGCTCGTTCAGTCTTCCTGCGGTCAGCCCTTCGTCCTGAGAGTGATGCTCTCACAGGCTGCACCGGAGCGCGTGGGGACACTTTACTGAGCTGTGCAGCCGTCACTACTGCCCTGTTTTGGAACATTTCCCTCACCCCAGAAATGTCCCTCACGTACTTAGTTatcattccctcccctcccctgcccctgacaaccaggaacccactctgactctgtggatctacctgttctggacgtttcccctCAGTGGGGTCAcaccctgtgtgtccttctgtgtctgacttctctcgctgagcatcgtgttctcagggtgcATCCATGTGGCAGCGAGTGCCAGGGCTTCACACCTTTGCGTGGCTGAAGGCCGGAAAAGAGACAAACGAAAAGAAAGGCACGTTGCCTGCGACTCTGGTGACAGCCGGTGATGAGAACCAGAGGGAAGGCTCTGGGGCCGGGAGCGCCGCGCCCTGTGAAGCCCTGGCGCTGCTGCCAGTCTCGGTGGGGCACGAGCAGCGCCGTCCCCCAGGAGCTGCTGGACAAGCTCATAAAGTCCCGGCTGGCCAACCCCGGTGCGGCCAGGCcgagggaaaggaaaggggctCCCGGACCGCCCGGCTGGAAAGCACGGCCTGGACACAGTGCAAGCCCCCGTCTCCTTCCTCCCGCCCTCCAGGCCTCTTCAACCTGTGCCAGATCGTCCTGGCCAAGGTGGACCAGGCCCTGCACATGCAGATGCCCTCGGACCCGGCCTAGGAGAATGCCCGCCTCTGCCAGAAGATCCTCGGGGTCCCAGCCACGCCAGGTAGCCAAGCGCGCGCTGGGCTCACCTTAGCGGTCGGTTGGCGGCTACTGCTCAGGTTAAGAGGATCCTTTGGTGGTGTGTGAAGGGGGACCGACTGACGGGCTCTGGCCGAGGCCCGCTGACCTCTGGCCTCTTCTTGCCTGGGTTCCTGGGCTGGTCCCTCCAGCTGTGGCCCGCGGAGTCCGAGGGTGGGGTGGGCGTATCTGCACGTGCTTTCTGGAgagcctggaagaggcaggagagcgCTTCAGAACCCGGACGGAACGCATCGACAGGTTTGCCCGTGCGTGTCGGTGCGGAGACGCAGTTCACTCCCTCGTGAGCGCTTTCACCCGCGCTCTCCCCGTGCTGGAGGGCGAGCCCTGACTCATCCCTCGGAGCCTCGGGCAGCTGTCTTTGTAAGAGGCTTACAGGTGAACCCTCGTGAGCTTCAGCAGAAAGTCGGCAAAGATTGATTTGTGTCCCTCCACTGAGTTGCCCGCAAGGTCCCCGTTTTCTAGAAGTGTTGGGCCAATACTCCCTCTAGTGGCAGGGGACTCAGACAGGGCTGCTTTGAGGCCCCCGCTCTGGGGAAGGGGCACTGAGCGGCCAGGGGGCCGGGCAGGAGCCTCTCCACGTGTGTCCCAGGGACCCACCTGCCTGCGACCTTCGGCCACCTGGCAGGAAGCTACGACGCCCAGTCCTATGGCTACCTGTGCAGCGAGGTGTACTCCGCGGACACGTTCCACACACCTTTCAAGCAGCAGGGCGTCCTGAGTGGCAAGGTGAGAGGCCGGCCTGCCGTGCAGACCACCACGGAGGTCCTTGGCCTGGGCCTAGATGCTTGTGCCGCCCGCCTGGGCCTGCCAGGCTCTGAGGGCCCTGCCCTGGaccccctgctcccctgccctttGTTGAGTCACAGCAGAGGTGGCCACACCCACACCCTCAGTGAAGGCGGAGCTCCACCCTcctgcagccccgccccctcTCGGCAGTTTGCCATGGACTACAGAAGCTGCATTCTGAGGCCAGGCGGCTCCAAGGATGCCAAGGGCATGGTGAAGCTCTTCCTGGGTTGCGACCCCACGCAGGACGCCTTCCTCCTGAGCAAAGGGCTGCAGGTTGAGGGCTGCAAGCCGCCGGCCTACTGATGGCACGGGGTTTTGCCCACCCAGGCGGGCCGGGTGCCTTAGTGCCCcgtcggggtgggggaggggccgcgtgtcctcccagcccctgagtCCCTGGCGGCCGGCCTAGGCCAAAAGTCTCCACCTGGAAGTGTCTGGAGAGCCTGGCATCAAGGCTCCCCCTTGTTGCACTAATGCAATCCCTTCCTGGGGAGCTTTCCTGGTAACAAAACGGTTCTTTGAAAacgcagccattaataaaaagacTCTACTCCTGGTCTCTGCCTGCCGTCCCTTCCACCACAGGAGTGGCATGGGGGCCGGCACACTGGGGGGAGTTCTGACCTTGGTCGGGGATCAGTCCTGGGGCCGTGGTAACGCGTCTGGGTCACTGGGAGACGGCTGAGCTGTGGGGTGAGTTCAGACAGGGATGGTGCCCCGCACCCCGGCCGGGCAGGCTCTCCAGTGAGGGGGTGTCAGTTTCCTGCCGGCCTCTCGCCCCTCACTGCTTGGCATCTCGGGGGCTGTGATTGGCTGGAGCTGGTTCTGGCGGTGGGCACAGCTGCGGGAAGCCCGGCTGTGGCTGTCCCTGTCCCCGTGTCCTGTCCTCCTGCTCACGGCCGGCCGGCTGGCTCCCTCCGGTCATCGGCAGCTGCTGAAGTCTGGACCACAGCAAGGGGCCGCCTTCCTGGGTCCTAGCGATTCTTCCCAAAGGCCTTAGGGATGTGTTTTGGTGGCAGTAGGAATTCAGAGAGGGTGCTGCACCACTGGAGCGGTAGGGTGGCTCTGGACCGTCCCGTGTGTCCTTCCCTGGCCTTTGAGCTCCTCGGGAGCCCTGCCTCCGGCCCTTCGCCCCCACAAAGGACGCCAGGCAGCGGAGCGAGGGCGCGGGCAGCGCCCCGACCTTCTCCCCGTGGCCCAGGCGGGCAGGCCGTGCCATGCTCTGTCCTCCCCTCAGCCTGCCCGCCCGTTCTCACCCGCCCTAGGCCAGTCGGTTGTGGACCAGGCTGTGATGTCTGCCCTTCTGCAGACCCGGCTCAGCTCCCTGCACCCACTTCTGTGCCTTCTGTGTTCTGGGCTGGTCGCAGGCCCAGAGCCGGTgggcaggcaccccgtggccGGGAGGGCTGTCCGTGTGAATTCCCTGGGGCTTGAAAAGGAGCACAGCCGGCCTTCCATCAGGCACCTCTCGATGGATATGGAAGGGGCGTGTcggggcctgggggctgctcGTCTTCCCGTGCACCGAGCCCCCAGATGGTCCCCGTGCAAAATCCAGGTGTGGCGTTGGCACCCCAGCCGTGTGCCAGGCAGTCCATGGCGGGCGCCACAGGCCTCGGGCTGGtgggccacagggttcccgagCGGCAGGTCAGGACTGAGAGGGTGAGGCCTTTCCCTGGGTCCAGGGCCCAGGCTGACGCCGGCTGGAGGCCCCTCCGCTCACCGCCCGCaacccccccagcccctgccctcacgtGAGCCCCCAGGGCTGAGCTCAGGTGTTGGATGCCCAGGCTCCCCGGCAGCCCAGCCCATTCCCAGTCCTCCGTGGTCACTGAAGGACTTGGAAGCAGGTTGCCCCACAGAGACTGCTGTTCTCcgagccctgggcagggggcagggaggacggGCACAGGGCCCTGCAGGGGTGTGGTCGCCGGGGCAGCCGGAGCAGCTCCACACAGTAAGTAAGAGCATCTCACCAAAAACAGTGCGTTTCTCCAGCCGTCCTGGGACCTGAGCtcaggtcctggggcaggaaggggcagcAGTGCAGCTGTTAGCTGTCACTGGGGGTCGACTGTGGCCCGGTGCCACCTCTTAGATCCTCCCCCGTCCCCTTCCGGGGTTGTGACCGGACCCCTGCCAATCGGGTTCTCACTCCTCCCCGTCCCCTACGCCTGCTCCATGAAGGTGgaaggaacacatttttaaaaaggctggagcctgggcttccctggtggcgcagtggttaagaatccgcctgccaatgcaggggacaagggttcaagccctggtccgggaagttcccacatgccgcggagcaatgaagcccgtgcgccacaactactgagcctgcactctagagcccaaaagccacaactactgagtcctcgtgccccaactactgaagcccgcgcgcctagagcccgtgctccacaacaagagaagccaccgcaatgagaagcccatgcaccgcaacgaagagtagcccccgatcaccgcaactggagaaagcacgcacgcagcaaggaagacccaacgcagccaaaaataaataaataaaataaataaataaaaatttaaaaatcatattaaatacctattaatgagattttaaaaaatagtcagttagttagttagttagtcaGTTaattgtgccaggtcttagttgccacgggccagctccttagttgtggtaatgagatattttatattctttttcgttCCTGAACAAAGGCCTCAGAATCCAGTATCTATTTGATAATGCTCACAGCATAGCTCAGCACGGAATAgccacattgtttttctttgccTGCTATGTACCAAACAGCCTTTTGT contains:
- the LOC133090608 gene encoding LOW QUALITY PROTEIN: thimet oligopeptidase-like (The sequence of the model RefSeq protein was modified relative to this genomic sequence to represent the inferred CDS: inserted 1 base in 1 codon; deleted 1 base in 1 codon; substituted 2 bases at 2 genomic stop codons), whose translation is MGAVHEPFIFPADTTGACSASRVMWGARGTVLCPHLLGLQTGHVGPVVTGGSQENPTAEPERWPQRRWRTPGAGPHQPAPGHLQQQASRRPGAGCSGAVGMSCYLHGSRRPGPVSGFQENCAILGELVRLQAQKSHLLGFSTRADSVLEMNMAKTSQVVATFLNELAQKLKPLGEQERXVILELKKAKCQRRGLQFDGPIDVXDLCYYMNQGEETRYHVDQYLLNESFPMQVVTRGRLGISQELLGLTFDLEEGANVCHEDVRLYTVRDAAAGKVSIGKFYLDLYPREGKSGHMACFGLQPGCLQQDGRRQIAIAAMVANFTKPTPNPPSLLQHDELETYFHEFCQAMHQLRSQFPSSNPTHWARKQRKWMSSRLWRLEAADQGVRPGSLHVKYMYSRVAFKKTNDKKGTLPATLVTAGDENRRVGSERAGSAAPCEALGLLPVSVEAQQVPVTSPRGGPQLSVWAQDPVLVQSSCGQPFVLRVMLSQAAPERPVMRTRGKALGPGAPRPVKPWRCCQSRWGTSSAVPQELLDKLIKSRLANPGLFNLCQIVLAKVDQALHMQMPSDPAXENARLCQKILGVPATPGTHLPATFGHLAGSYDAQSYGYLCSEVYSADTFHTPFKQQGVLSGKFAMDYRSCILRPGGSKDAKGMVKLFLGCDPTQDAFLLSKGLQVEGCKPPAY